The Ascaphus truei isolate aAscTru1 chromosome 3, aAscTru1.hap1, whole genome shotgun sequence genome includes a region encoding these proteins:
- the WBP4 gene encoding WW domain-binding protein 4 isoform X3 has product MADYWKSQPKKFCNYCKCWIADNKPSIEFHERGKNHKENVTKKISEIKQRSLEKAKDDEKKSKEFAAMEEAALKAYEEDLKRLEGTKPAPAAPSVSQNKTRNEKKWKEIEELEKHHAKKQWTKGVSPEGHLYYYNLLSGESRWEEPEGFQETAEKSGKPGTSCVWVEGVSEEGFTYYYNAKTGESKWEKPEDVDANLSSSAADKEAMVSKENTEAVTVVSKSSTEPPAEDDNTETSPVTHKPKAHFRVFPPNDDNVLSHRRKRRPNQKVMGKQNLNPIKKKLNPIKKNLKLAKRSPNQCSVEQSGENQTPMEPGRKLRKRKIPMRVWI; this is encoded by the exons AT GGCTGACTACTGGAAATCACAGCCGAAGAAGTTCTGTAATTACTGCAAGTGTTGGATTGCAGACAACAAGCCT AGCATTGAGTTTCATGAAAGGGGGAAGAACCACAAAGAAAATGTTACCAAGAAAATCAGTGAG ATTAAGCAGAGAAGTCTGGAAAAAGCAAAAGATGATGAAAAGAAATCGAAGGAATTTGCTGCAATGGAGGAAGCTGCACTGAAGGCCTATGAGGAAGATCTCAAGAGACTTGAAGGAACCAAGCCAG CTCCTGCAGCTCCTAGTGTATCCCAGAATAAGACGCGCAATGAGAAAAAGTGGAAGGAGATCGAAGAACTGGAAAAACATCATGCCAAAAAACAGTGGACAAAAGGAGTTTCTCCAGAGGGACACCTTTATTACTATAATCTCTTATCAGGAG AATCTCGGTGGGAGGAGCCAGAGGGATTCCAAGAAACCGCAGAGAAATCGGGAAAG CCAGGAACCAGTTGTGTGTGGGTTGAAGGCGTATCTGAAGAGGGCTTTACGTACTATTACAATGCGAAAACCGGAG AATCCAAGTGGGAAAAACCAGAAGACGTTGATGCAAATCTGTCCTCCAGTGCTGCTGATAAGGAAGCCATGGTCTCCAAAGAGAACACAGAAGCAGTAACCGTGGTTTCCAAGTCATCCACAGAACCACCCGCAGAAGATGACAACACAGAAACATCTCCTGTTACACACAAACCTAAAGCACATTTTAGG GTTTTTCCACCAAACGATGACAATGTCTTATCCcatagaagaaaaagaagaccAAATCAGAAAGTGATGGGGAAGCAGAATCTGAATCCGATCAAGAAGAAGCTGAATCCGATCAAGAAGAACCTGAAACTGGCAAAGAGGAGCCCAAACCAGTGCTCCGTAGAGCAGAGCGGAGAAAACCAAACCCCTATGGAGCCTGGGAGGAAATTAAGGAAGAGGAAGATCCCAA TGAGAGTGTGGATTTAG
- the LOC142491088 gene encoding uncharacterized protein LOC142491088: MPHAANVSSHWAHTTPVSVYTPPHSLSHAPAHSRFPACTQSVSCLHTVGFLPAHSRFPACTQSVSCLHTVSFLPAHSRFPACTQSVSCLHTVSFLPAHSRFPACTQSVSCLHTMLGISASPLMKGFLGLGSRAGPKLGLLFRAEPLHFNKLNVSSAAISEVPTSMRSQIIFMSVIGGLAGGLNYAYRMVQAGRERYSKIGDEMKIKQIPETPGKSGKKQEKNVKRVKKEEKDKKKKPAPKAMK; the protein is encoded by the exons atgccgCATGCAGCTAATGTCTCCTCACATTGGGCACACACCACACCTGTCTCTGTGTACACTCCCCCGCATTCTCTCAGCCACGCCCCTGCACACAGTCGGTTTCCTGCCTGCACACAGTCGGTTTCCTGCCTGCACACAGTCGGTTTCCTGCCTGCACACAGTCGGTTTCCTGCCTGCACACAGTCGGTTTCCTGCCTGCACACAGTCAGTTTCCTGCCTGCACACAGTCGGTTTCCTGCCTGCACACAGTCGGTTTCCTGCCTGCACACAGTCAGTTTCCTGCCTGCACACAGTCGGTTTCCTGCCTGCACACAGTCGGTTTCCTGCCTGCACACTATGTTGGGAATCTCCGCTTCCCCTTTAATGAAAGGATTCCTGGGCCTCGGCAGCAGAGCAGGACCCAAACTGG GTCTGTTGTTCAGAGCCGAGCCGTTGCATTTTAATAAATTAAATGTAAGTTCTGCAGCTATTAGTGAAGTTCCTACGAGCATGAGGTCCCAAATAATATTTATGAGTGTGATTGGAGGACTTGCTGGGGGTCTAAACTAT GCCTATCGTATGGTTCAAGCTGGACGTGAGAGATACAGTAAGATAGGGGATGAAATGAAAATCAAACAGATACCGGAGACACCAGGGAAATCTGGAAAGAAACAAG AAAAAAATGTAAAACGAgtaaagaaagaagagaaggatAAAAAAAAGAAGCCAGCTCCTAAAGCAATGAAATAG
- the WBP4 gene encoding WW domain-binding protein 4 isoform X1, which translates to MADYWKSQPKKFCNYCKCWIADNKPSIEFHERGKNHKENVTKKISEIKQRSLEKAKDDEKKSKEFAAMEEAALKAYEEDLKRLEGTKPAPAAPSVSQNKTRNEKKWKEIEELEKHHAKKQWTKGVSPEGHLYYYNLLSGESRWEEPEGFQETAEKSGKPGTSCVWVEGVSEEGFTYYYNAKTGESKWEKPEDVDANLSSSAADKEAMVSKENTEAVTVVSKSSTEPPAEDDNTETSPVTHKPKAHFRKKKKTKSESDGEAESESDQEEAESDQEEPETGKEEPKPVLRRAERRKPNPYGAWEEIKEEEDPNESVDLELPTVEYDSPPVAVHDLPHEPKVKFKEKTITSLGDTVTGASFFKKRKLENGKSRNIRQRVKDQ; encoded by the exons AT GGCTGACTACTGGAAATCACAGCCGAAGAAGTTCTGTAATTACTGCAAGTGTTGGATTGCAGACAACAAGCCT AGCATTGAGTTTCATGAAAGGGGGAAGAACCACAAAGAAAATGTTACCAAGAAAATCAGTGAG ATTAAGCAGAGAAGTCTGGAAAAAGCAAAAGATGATGAAAAGAAATCGAAGGAATTTGCTGCAATGGAGGAAGCTGCACTGAAGGCCTATGAGGAAGATCTCAAGAGACTTGAAGGAACCAAGCCAG CTCCTGCAGCTCCTAGTGTATCCCAGAATAAGACGCGCAATGAGAAAAAGTGGAAGGAGATCGAAGAACTGGAAAAACATCATGCCAAAAAACAGTGGACAAAAGGAGTTTCTCCAGAGGGACACCTTTATTACTATAATCTCTTATCAGGAG AATCTCGGTGGGAGGAGCCAGAGGGATTCCAAGAAACCGCAGAGAAATCGGGAAAG CCAGGAACCAGTTGTGTGTGGGTTGAAGGCGTATCTGAAGAGGGCTTTACGTACTATTACAATGCGAAAACCGGAG AATCCAAGTGGGAAAAACCAGAAGACGTTGATGCAAATCTGTCCTCCAGTGCTGCTGATAAGGAAGCCATGGTCTCCAAAGAGAACACAGAAGCAGTAACCGTGGTTTCCAAGTCATCCACAGAACCACCCGCAGAAGATGACAACACAGAAACATCTCCTGTTACACACAAACCTAAAGCACATTTTAGG aagaaaaagaagaccAAATCAGAAAGTGATGGGGAAGCAGAATCTGAATCCGATCAAGAAGAAGCTGAATCCGATCAAGAAGAACCTGAAACTGGCAAAGAGGAGCCCAAACCAGTGCTCCGTAGAGCAGAGCGGAGAAAACCAAACCCCTATGGAGCCTGGGAGGAAATTAAGGAAGAGGAAGATCCCAA TGAGAGTGTGGATTTAGAGCTTCCAACGGTGGAATATGACAGTCCTCCTGTCGCGGTGCATGATCTCCCACATGAGCCTAAAGTGAAGTTTAAGGAAAAAACCATCACTTCTCttggggacacagtgactggtgCCTCATTCTTCAAAAAAAGGAAGCTTGAAAATGGCAAATCCCGAAACATACGCCAAAGAGTAAAGGATCAGTAA
- the WBP4 gene encoding WW domain-binding protein 4 isoform X2: MADYWKSQPKKFCNYCKCWIADNKPSIEFHERGKNHKENVTKKISEIKQRSLEKAKDDEKKSKEFAAMEEAALKAYEEDLKRLEGTKPAPAAPSVSQNKTRNEKKWKEIEELEKHHAKKQWTKGVSPEGHLYYYNLLSGESRWEEPEGFQETAEKSGKPGTSCVWVEGVSEEGFTYYYNAKTGESKWEKPEDVDANLSSSAADKEAMVSKENTEAVTVVSKSSTEPPAEDDNTETSPVTHKPKAHFRKKKTKSESDGEAESESDQEEAESDQEEPETGKEEPKPVLRRAERRKPNPYGAWEEIKEEEDPNESVDLELPTVEYDSPPVAVHDLPHEPKVKFKEKTITSLGDTVTGASFFKKRKLENGKSRNIRQRVKDQ, translated from the exons AT GGCTGACTACTGGAAATCACAGCCGAAGAAGTTCTGTAATTACTGCAAGTGTTGGATTGCAGACAACAAGCCT AGCATTGAGTTTCATGAAAGGGGGAAGAACCACAAAGAAAATGTTACCAAGAAAATCAGTGAG ATTAAGCAGAGAAGTCTGGAAAAAGCAAAAGATGATGAAAAGAAATCGAAGGAATTTGCTGCAATGGAGGAAGCTGCACTGAAGGCCTATGAGGAAGATCTCAAGAGACTTGAAGGAACCAAGCCAG CTCCTGCAGCTCCTAGTGTATCCCAGAATAAGACGCGCAATGAGAAAAAGTGGAAGGAGATCGAAGAACTGGAAAAACATCATGCCAAAAAACAGTGGACAAAAGGAGTTTCTCCAGAGGGACACCTTTATTACTATAATCTCTTATCAGGAG AATCTCGGTGGGAGGAGCCAGAGGGATTCCAAGAAACCGCAGAGAAATCGGGAAAG CCAGGAACCAGTTGTGTGTGGGTTGAAGGCGTATCTGAAGAGGGCTTTACGTACTATTACAATGCGAAAACCGGAG AATCCAAGTGGGAAAAACCAGAAGACGTTGATGCAAATCTGTCCTCCAGTGCTGCTGATAAGGAAGCCATGGTCTCCAAAGAGAACACAGAAGCAGTAACCGTGGTTTCCAAGTCATCCACAGAACCACCCGCAGAAGATGACAACACAGAAACATCTCCTGTTACACACAAACCTAAAGCACATTTTAGG aaaaagaagaccAAATCAGAAAGTGATGGGGAAGCAGAATCTGAATCCGATCAAGAAGAAGCTGAATCCGATCAAGAAGAACCTGAAACTGGCAAAGAGGAGCCCAAACCAGTGCTCCGTAGAGCAGAGCGGAGAAAACCAAACCCCTATGGAGCCTGGGAGGAAATTAAGGAAGAGGAAGATCCCAA TGAGAGTGTGGATTTAGAGCTTCCAACGGTGGAATATGACAGTCCTCCTGTCGCGGTGCATGATCTCCCACATGAGCCTAAAGTGAAGTTTAAGGAAAAAACCATCACTTCTCttggggacacagtgactggtgCCTCATTCTTCAAAAAAAGGAAGCTTGAAAATGGCAAATCCCGAAACATACGCCAAAGAGTAAAGGATCAGTAA